In a genomic window of Methanosarcina horonobensis HB-1 = JCM 15518:
- a CDS encoding CooT family nickel-binding protein, with protein sequence MCELNIIMLSGENREKVMDSVAKIQVEGDSIQLTGILGDRMTVEGSIKEVNFSRGEAIILSK encoded by the coding sequence ATGTGTGAACTCAATATAATTATGCTCAGTGGAGAAAACCGTGAAAAGGTTATGGACTCCGTAGCAAAGATTCAGGTTGAAGGAGATTCAATCCAGCTTACCGGAATCCTGGGAGACAGAATGACAGTTGAAGGCTCGATCAAGGAAGTCAATTTCTCACGTGGGGAAGCTATTATTTTATCAAAGTGA
- a CDS encoding alkaline phosphatase family protein, with translation MLVGTRNLKPFSILYLLTIALLIFSAAFSFPACALTEVDVSPVNTPDGAVVLIIDGLSSPFIYSELTPHALDGATLEKARLENIPEIGKNSARILEFRAPQTFTEGGHSVLVTGNRGADSEFVSFKDANIFDILHSRGYLCIAVMEKGDSWSICAEQDAVLRDENNSIKNMEIVLDQYEHSQDLSVPSGLLQLMQGRADRAPGYVTSKETRDRYNGYNRWGIETACAVVEYMAKNSPEQKYLLTVNVGAVDMSGHYRDNYGYIDCIESLDSELLPLYNLCEKNNLAFVLTADHGMAFPAEGSKGGHQSEKYSVSDEAQLVPLIVSAQDVEIGVIEGEFGQEDFAPTLLGILDIPDRPRFAEGEQILLTGHVNLEVILPEKGTVEIRKDGKVLESSGSDNQFVFYGLEPEKSYTIRAVLDSGKGLAEKEKEVFLKTDSVIDFGKKGTGEGKSAYSSTESKAGINFAGISEEGNSIFGRNSNHLIGYFLIGAINLAGFFIIMKILKKY, from the coding sequence ATGTTAGTTGGAACCCGAAATCTCAAACCATTCTCAATTCTTTATTTACTTACAATTGCACTGCTAATCTTCTCTGCGGCTTTTTCATTTCCGGCCTGCGCACTTACCGAAGTAGATGTAAGTCCTGTCAATACACCTGATGGTGCAGTCGTGCTGATCATAGACGGCTTAAGCTCGCCTTTTATCTATTCTGAACTTACGCCGCATGCACTTGACGGCGCAACGCTTGAAAAAGCAAGGCTTGAGAATATTCCTGAGATAGGAAAAAATAGTGCCAGGATTCTCGAATTTCGTGCTCCTCAGACCTTTACCGAAGGAGGGCACTCGGTTCTTGTTACCGGAAACCGGGGTGCAGACAGTGAATTTGTCAGTTTTAAAGACGCAAACATTTTCGATATCTTACATAGCAGGGGATATCTCTGCATCGCAGTAATGGAAAAAGGAGATTCCTGGTCAATCTGTGCAGAGCAGGATGCTGTCCTGAGAGATGAAAACAACTCCATAAAGAATATGGAAATAGTACTTGACCAGTATGAACATTCTCAGGATCTTTCCGTACCATCCGGGCTTTTGCAGTTAATGCAGGGCAGAGCTGACAGGGCTCCCGGATATGTTACTTCTAAAGAGACAAGGGACAGGTATAACGGGTATAACAGGTGGGGTATTGAAACCGCCTGCGCTGTTGTGGAGTACATGGCAAAAAACAGTCCAGAACAGAAGTACCTGCTGACCGTCAACGTGGGGGCAGTCGACATGAGTGGGCATTACAGAGACAATTATGGGTACATAGACTGCATTGAAAGCCTTGACTCCGAACTTCTGCCTCTCTACAACCTGTGCGAAAAAAACAACCTTGCCTTTGTCCTGACCGCAGACCACGGGATGGCTTTTCCGGCAGAGGGTTCCAAGGGAGGTCACCAGTCCGAAAAATACTCCGTTTCGGACGAAGCGCAACTGGTTCCACTCATCGTATCTGCGCAGGATGTTGAAATCGGGGTTATCGAAGGAGAGTTCGGACAGGAGGACTTTGCTCCGACTCTGCTTGGAATCCTTGATATCCCGGACAGGCCCAGGTTTGCCGAAGGAGAACAGATCCTGCTTACAGGGCACGTAAACCTTGAAGTCATACTCCCGGAAAAAGGAACTGTAGAAATCAGGAAAGATGGAAAAGTTCTCGAATCTTCAGGAAGCGATAACCAGTTCGTTTTCTACGGACTTGAGCCGGAGAAATCATATACGATCAGGGCTGTGCTTGATTCCGGAAAGGGCCTTGCAGAAAAGGAAAAAGAGGTTTTTCTTAAAACTGACTCCGTGATCGATTTCGGCAAAAAAGGAACCGGGGAAGGGAAAAGCGCGTACTCGTCGACGGAATCAAAAGCAGGAATAAACTTTGCGGGTATTTCAGAAGAAGGAAATTCAATTTTTGGCAGGAACTCAAATCACCTGATAGGATATTTCCTGATAGGAGCAATAAACCTTGCAGGATTTTTTATCATCATGAAAATTCTAAAAAAATACTGA
- a CDS encoding cation diffusion facilitator family transporter, which produces MEYEERFEKAVQVTGVGLLVNLGLTLFKLFAGILGSSAAMVADAVHSLSDFLTDIVVIFGFKVAKKPVDKSHNYGHGKIETLSASLVGLMLLIVAGQILFYGLRKILLFVEGENLEQPALIALYAALLSVILKELMYHYTILESRKINSMALTANAWHHRSDAFSSLCTMIGIGAAIFLGGKWVVLDPLMAVFLSFIILKVALKIFRSSINELIEASLDEETEGKIRQIIQNTEGVKALSNLKTRRIGNNIAVDIRIKVDSALDIGEANRISIHVEHNLKKAFGPYTYVLVKAEPYEREPAGKPEDGKIPEHAEHSEKHDICLRKQPIKEGKNNRF; this is translated from the coding sequence ATGGAATATGAAGAAAGATTTGAGAAGGCTGTCCAGGTTACAGGCGTCGGGCTCCTTGTGAATCTCGGGCTAACTCTTTTCAAGTTATTTGCAGGAATTCTTGGGAGCAGTGCGGCAATGGTCGCAGATGCTGTCCATTCCCTTTCGGATTTTCTGACCGACATTGTGGTGATCTTTGGCTTCAAGGTCGCAAAAAAACCGGTAGACAAAAGTCATAACTACGGGCACGGAAAAATTGAAACTCTGAGTGCAAGCCTTGTCGGGCTCATGCTTTTAATTGTAGCCGGGCAGATTTTATTTTACGGACTCCGGAAAATTCTGCTGTTCGTGGAAGGAGAAAACCTTGAGCAGCCTGCTCTTATTGCCCTGTATGCAGCTCTGCTTTCCGTAATCTTAAAAGAGCTCATGTACCACTATACAATCCTTGAGTCCCGAAAGATCAACAGCATGGCCCTGACCGCGAATGCCTGGCACCACCGCTCTGATGCTTTTTCTTCTCTTTGCACCATGATTGGGATCGGGGCTGCAATCTTCCTGGGAGGAAAATGGGTTGTGCTAGACCCTCTTATGGCGGTTTTTCTGAGTTTCATCATCCTTAAAGTCGCCCTGAAGATATTCCGTAGCAGCATAAACGAACTCATAGAAGCATCACTTGATGAGGAAACCGAGGGCAAGATCAGGCAGATTATCCAGAATACCGAAGGAGTAAAAGCTCTTTCAAACCTCAAGACACGGAGAATAGGAAATAATATTGCAGTGGATATCCGCATCAAAGTTGACAGTGCCCTAGACATCGGAGAAGCAAACCGTATTTCCATTCATGTAGAACACAACCTGAAAAAAGCCTTCGGGCCCTATACCTATGTCCTTGTGAAAGCCGAGCCCTATGAACGCGAACCCGCAGGAAAACCTGAGGACGGGAAAATTCCCGAACATGCAGAGCATTCTGAAAAACATGACATCTGCCTTAGAAAGCAGCCGATAAAAGAGGGCAAAAACAACAGGTTCTAA
- a CDS encoding MBL fold metallo-hydrolase, producing MKIFNVGYKSSNYYLIDADQYCLAIDIGWPGTINDYGRQLRPAGKRVQEINYLIVTHFHVDHAGLVQELKDKGVKFILFDMQIQSIAQMEAVIQKKMSYKPINLEDNIIITLSESRKVLQSIGLSGEVIHTPGHSGDSISVFLDSGDAFIGDLRPENQIMEDDIVSKNSWLKLKELGAKRVNPGHGHSFEV from the coding sequence ATGAAAATATTTAACGTTGGCTATAAATCCTCCAATTATTATCTGATTGATGCTGATCAATACTGTTTGGCAATTGATATCGGATGGCCTGGAACAATAAACGATTACGGCAGGCAACTACGCCCTGCAGGAAAAAGGGTGCAGGAAATAAATTATCTAATTGTTACCCACTTCCACGTTGATCATGCAGGTTTAGTTCAAGAACTCAAAGATAAAGGTGTTAAGTTTATTTTATTTGATATGCAAATCCAAAGTATAGCTCAAATGGAAGCTGTGATACAAAAGAAAATGAGTTATAAGCCGATCAATTTGGAGGATAACATTATAATAACTCTATCAGAGTCCAGAAAGGTTCTGCAGAGCATAGGCCTGTCAGGAGAAGTTATTCATACACCAGGACATTCCGGCGATAGCATTTCTGTCTTTCTTGACTCAGGAGATGCCTTTATAGGTGACCTCCGGCCGGAAAATCAAATAATGGAAGATGATATTGTATCAAAAAACAGCTGGCTTAAGCTTAAAGAACTTGGAGCCAAACGTGTAAATCCCGGGCATGGCCACTCTTTTGAGGTGTAA
- a CDS encoding damage-control phosphatase ARMT1 family protein codes for MKMNPRCTYCLLSRVHFQSKLSTDDEDLISKTLHECLGVMNKHYSPEAVSASVATKIHRKCYEVLEDSDPYAVTKKLINQAALKVLPVAKEKIYENSPDDRELFRRAVLASVVANYFDFGIMGFDASEDKFEAAFLKFFEQGLDVDDTPKMLCLLQDVVYIADNCGEILFDMIVFDVIKKLGGKITLVVRGAPILTDVTMEEVTEFEIDKKVDRVMTTGSNAVGILVEEAPAELLKAMKDATLIISKGMANYETLSEHNFGPIAYMLLTKCECVAEDLGLEQGLSVAKLMNYP; via the coding sequence ATGAAGATGAACCCACGCTGTACTTACTGCCTTCTTTCCCGAGTGCATTTTCAATCAAAGCTTTCTACTGACGACGAGGATCTGATAAGCAAGACGCTACATGAATGCCTTGGAGTGATGAACAAACATTACAGCCCTGAGGCAGTATCAGCAAGCGTGGCCACAAAGATCCATAGAAAATGCTATGAAGTCCTGGAAGACAGTGACCCGTATGCAGTTACTAAAAAGCTAATCAACCAGGCCGCATTGAAAGTTCTGCCTGTAGCAAAAGAAAAGATTTACGAAAATTCTCCTGATGACCGGGAACTCTTCAGGCGGGCAGTGCTGGCATCGGTTGTTGCCAATTACTTTGATTTCGGGATTATGGGGTTTGATGCCAGCGAGGATAAATTTGAAGCTGCTTTTCTGAAATTTTTCGAGCAGGGGCTTGATGTAGATGACACTCCGAAAATGCTTTGTCTCCTTCAGGATGTTGTCTATATTGCTGACAACTGCGGAGAGATTCTTTTTGATATGATTGTTTTTGACGTGATTAAAAAGCTCGGCGGGAAGATTACCCTGGTTGTGCGCGGAGCCCCTATCCTTACAGACGTGACTATGGAAGAAGTAACAGAGTTCGAAATAGATAAAAAGGTCGACAGGGTGATGACTACGGGTTCAAATGCTGTGGGTATCCTCGTAGAAGAAGCTCCTGCCGAACTTCTCAAAGCCATGAAGGATGCGACTTTGATAATCAGTAAGGGCATGGCAAACTACGAAACCCTCTCAGAGCACAACTTCGGACCTATTGCTTATATGCTTCTTACAAAATGCGAGTGTGTGGCTGAAGATCTCGGGCTTGAGCAGGGCCTGTCGGTTGCAAAACTGATGAACTATCCGTGA
- a CDS encoding homocitrate synthase family protein, giving the protein MSESEQYSRNTLMDFIEYRPLDIEICDVTLRDGEQTPGVVFTKEQKLAVASELDSMGIEVIEAGFPVVSAYEKEIVKEIANQGFNSRICCLSRAVKGDVDAALECDVDIVSIFIAMSDMHLKYKYHRSFEDMLGCAKEAIEYATDHGLKVRFAAEDASRTPIDRLKQAFKEVENEYKVQYVSLADTVGILNPATTHYLVSEIFKSVNTSICIHCHDDLGMATANTLAAAEAGAKQLHTTVNAIGERAGNASLEEVLVALRVQYGIDRYDTTRLTALSRMISEYSGITPSVNKAVVGQNAFTHESGIHVAAILEEPRTYELFLPEMVGGKRNLVVGKHTGTKALKGIINSIGFCLEREELCALIEKVKVCTEEKHKSISREQLEKLITQVRQEQETSGSREEKFSI; this is encoded by the coding sequence ATGTCAGAGAGCGAGCAGTACTCCAGAAACACACTGATGGACTTCATCGAATATCGCCCCCTTGATATCGAAATCTGTGACGTGACCCTGCGCGATGGGGAACAGACTCCTGGCGTTGTGTTCACGAAAGAACAGAAGCTGGCAGTAGCCAGCGAGCTTGATTCCATGGGTATTGAGGTTATAGAAGCCGGATTTCCGGTAGTTTCCGCATACGAAAAAGAAATCGTAAAGGAAATTGCAAACCAGGGCTTTAATTCAAGGATCTGCTGTCTCTCAAGAGCAGTAAAGGGGGATGTAGACGCTGCCCTTGAATGTGACGTTGATATTGTCAGCATTTTCATCGCAATGTCCGACATGCATCTCAAATACAAGTACCACAGGTCTTTTGAGGATATGCTCGGTTGCGCCAAAGAAGCCATCGAATATGCAACTGATCACGGTTTAAAAGTACGTTTTGCAGCCGAAGATGCAAGCCGCACTCCGATTGACCGTCTTAAGCAGGCTTTCAAGGAAGTTGAAAACGAGTACAAAGTGCAGTACGTAAGCCTTGCAGATACAGTGGGCATACTGAACCCTGCCACAACTCACTATCTTGTAAGCGAGATCTTCAAGTCCGTAAACACATCTATCTGCATTCACTGCCATGATGACCTTGGCATGGCTACAGCCAACACCCTTGCAGCCGCCGAAGCCGGGGCAAAACAACTTCATACGACAGTTAACGCCATCGGGGAGAGGGCAGGAAATGCCTCTTTAGAAGAAGTTCTGGTTGCCCTCAGGGTGCAATACGGAATAGACCGTTACGACACTACCCGACTGACAGCTCTCTCCAGAATGATCTCGGAATACTCAGGCATTACTCCTTCGGTAAACAAAGCCGTTGTCGGACAGAATGCCTTCACGCACGAGTCCGGAATCCATGTCGCTGCAATCCTGGAAGAGCCGCGCACTTACGAATTGTTCCTCCCTGAAATGGTCGGCGGAAAGCGCAACCTTGTTGTCGGAAAGCACACAGGCACAAAAGCCCTGAAAGGCATAATCAACAGCATCGGCTTCTGCCTTGAGCGGGAAGAACTCTGTGCCCTGATCGAAAAAGTCAAGGTCTGCACCGAAGAGAAACATAAAAGCATCTCCCGGGAGCAGCTTGAAAAGTTAATTACTCAGGTAAGACAGGAACAAGAGACCTCAGGCAGTAGAGAAGAGAAGTTTTCTATATAA
- a CDS encoding acylphosphatase has product MTSGETVRAEILVSGRVQGVGFRRFARNAAERFGVDCNPINLRNGRVFILAEGRREALELLINELRRGPTFAHVEDVDVTFKEALGNVYDLS; this is encoded by the coding sequence GTGACCTCTGGAGAAACTGTGCGGGCGGAAATCCTTGTATCCGGCAGGGTACAGGGCGTTGGTTTTCGAAGGTTTGCAAGAAATGCTGCCGAGCGCTTTGGAGTGGACTGCAACCCCATAAACCTCAGGAACGGGAGGGTTTTTATTCTCGCTGAAGGCAGGCGGGAAGCTCTTGAACTCCTGATAAACGAGCTTCGAAGAGGGCCGACTTTTGCCCACGTAGAAGATGTTGATGTTACCTTTAAAGAAGCCCTGGGAAATGTATATGATCTTTCCTGA
- a CDS encoding PKD domain-containing protein — MKLKQTIGIVLISILLLSATAIAAPTKYKTRYDTTTLTSNPEVVAPNLIAAFTATHDPNRPLTIRFKEECIGEPVPYKWGEREWTYYWGFGDNTTANQKNPVHPFKEPGRYKVNLRIRNAEGQESKAVMYINVKW; from the coding sequence ATGAAGCTAAAACAAACGATTGGTATAGTTTTAATCAGCATTCTTTTATTATCTGCAACTGCAATTGCAGCACCTACGAAATATAAAACAAGGTATGACACAACAACGCTTACATCTAACCCTGAAGTCGTTGCCCCAAATCTTATTGCTGCTTTTACTGCAACTCATGACCCAAATAGACCATTGACAATAAGATTCAAAGAAGAGTGTATTGGGGAACCAGTTCCGTACAAGTGGGGCGAGAGAGAATGGACATACTACTGGGGCTTTGGAGATAATACTACAGCAAATCAAAAGAACCCTGTACATCCATTCAAAGAACCAGGAAGGTATAAAGTTAATTTAAGGATAAGAAACGCTGAGGGTCAAGAGAGCAAAGCAGTAATGTACATTAATGTAAAATGGTGA
- a CDS encoding C45 family autoproteolytic acyltransferase/hydolase: MNKSEILRKASFEEIKGIKVLRLKGKPYEMGYQHGYLLADKTDLMINRTLLATAAYVAAQTGSDLDKAEKTLWMGQKAAEPFLPQEFKEEMRGIADGVKDAGIEVTLEQILLWNTNYDQWCIYCHPDYWQGDNQNDNQITNKIENSEGSQQNVITLAGGGCSSFCAWGEWAGGDGKLIFGKNEDNFNMPKQLANRILVVASPDDGIGHAFLTYPGMIGLDGGINADGFAMMTQLNSMQYESMKGCGIAIFTRLLLTHARTVEDAIRIFQNYPRCAGIAYHVADAKAKKAVVVETSSRNVCCRYPMPGVEALWQTNHSNCYPGWMGYSGYNMVADQVPVNQLKDISTIENWQNSLKEPYNFYVQAPSRFERYQELIHEYYGNITVENAIKILSDCYDPYTRLTRDKFFPSWTNNILCTICALYPDFSYEAKEPVGPFKAHIANMWSLVAYPETGDFWLAINDFPAQYGGYVHLNLKELLRLENSAGYQCKNGQNFEIEH; encoded by the coding sequence ATGAATAAAAGTGAAATCCTGAGAAAAGCAAGTTTTGAAGAGATAAAAGGAATCAAGGTACTGCGTCTTAAAGGCAAGCCTTATGAAATGGGTTATCAACATGGTTATCTGCTGGCAGACAAAACCGACCTGATGATTAACAGGACACTTTTAGCTACTGCTGCTTATGTTGCTGCACAGACCGGCTCGGACCTCGATAAAGCGGAGAAAACCTTGTGGATGGGGCAAAAGGCAGCTGAACCTTTTTTACCACAGGAGTTCAAAGAAGAAATGAGAGGAATTGCTGATGGTGTGAAGGATGCCGGAATAGAAGTAACCCTTGAGCAGATTTTGCTCTGGAATACCAACTATGACCAGTGGTGCATTTACTGCCATCCTGATTACTGGCAGGGTGATAACCAGAATGACAACCAGATAACTAATAAAATTGAAAACAGTGAAGGTTCACAACAGAATGTAATTACATTAGCTGGGGGAGGTTGCAGCAGTTTTTGTGCCTGGGGAGAATGGGCTGGAGGTGATGGAAAACTGATCTTCGGAAAAAATGAAGACAATTTCAATATGCCGAAACAGTTGGCTAACAGAATACTGGTCGTAGCCAGTCCAGATGATGGAATAGGGCATGCTTTCTTAACGTATCCGGGAATGATCGGACTTGACGGAGGTATAAATGCGGATGGCTTCGCGATGATGACCCAGCTAAACTCCATGCAATATGAAAGCATGAAAGGCTGCGGAATTGCAATATTTACTCGTTTGTTGTTGACCCATGCACGGACAGTGGAAGATGCGATAAGGATTTTCCAGAATTATCCTCGCTGCGCCGGGATTGCTTACCATGTAGCTGATGCCAAGGCTAAAAAAGCAGTAGTAGTAGAAACTTCTTCCAGGAATGTATGTTGCCGTTACCCAATGCCGGGTGTTGAAGCCCTGTGGCAGACAAATCATTCCAATTGCTATCCGGGCTGGATGGGCTACTCCGGTTACAATATGGTAGCTGACCAGGTCCCGGTAAACCAGCTCAAGGACATTTCCACAATAGAAAACTGGCAGAACAGCCTTAAAGAGCCTTATAACTTCTATGTCCAGGCACCCAGCCGTTTTGAGCGTTATCAAGAGCTGATTCACGAGTACTATGGAAATATCACTGTTGAGAATGCAATTAAAATCTTGAGCGACTGCTATGATCCTTATACCCGTCTGACACGTGACAAATTTTTTCCATCCTGGACAAACAATATCCTCTGTACAATTTGCGCATTATATCCTGATTTCTCCTACGAAGCAAAAGAACCTGTGGGTCCGTTTAAAGCGCATATCGCAAACATGTGGAGTCTGGTTGCTTATCCTGAAACCGGAGACTTCTGGCTTGCAATTAACGACTTTCCTGCACAATACGGAGGGTACGTACACTTAAATTTAAAAGAACTGTTGCGTCTAGAAAATAGTGCCGGTTATCAGTGTAAAAATGGACAAAATTTTGAGATCGAACATTGA
- a CDS encoding type II glyceraldehyde-3-phosphate dehydrogenase: protein MVKAKIAVNGYGTIGKRVADAVQAQDDMEIIGISKTKPNYEAAVAHQKGYDIYAPASSAGAFEKAGMPIAGTIEEMVEKADLVVDCTPGGVGEENKPMYERAGVKAIWQGGEEHELAGFSFNAVSNYEGALGRDLVRVVSCNTTGLCRVIYPIDKELGVNKVRVTLARRAVDPNDIKKGPINAIVPDPIKLPSHHGPDVKSVLPNISITTAAMKIPTTLMHLHTVNMEVNTDCTAEDVKKIFGSQSRIRFVGQGIGSTAEIIEFARDMGRPRNDMWENCIWPESITVHEREFYFFQAIHQESIVVPENVDAIRAMMELESDGAKSIQKTNKALGF from the coding sequence ATGGTCAAAGCAAAGATTGCAGTAAACGGTTACGGAACGATAGGGAAAAGAGTTGCAGACGCCGTACAGGCTCAGGATGACATGGAAATCATAGGGATTTCCAAAACGAAGCCCAATTATGAAGCTGCAGTAGCACACCAGAAAGGGTATGACATATATGCCCCTGCTTCAAGTGCCGGAGCCTTTGAGAAAGCAGGCATGCCGATAGCCGGAACCATTGAAGAAATGGTAGAAAAAGCTGATCTGGTAGTTGACTGTACACCTGGAGGAGTTGGGGAAGAAAACAAGCCGATGTATGAAAGAGCCGGAGTAAAAGCAATCTGGCAGGGCGGTGAAGAACACGAGCTTGCAGGTTTCTCCTTTAATGCTGTGAGCAACTATGAAGGAGCTCTCGGGCGTGACCTGGTGAGGGTAGTTTCCTGTAACACAACAGGGCTTTGCAGGGTCATTTACCCTATTGATAAGGAGTTGGGGGTAAATAAGGTAAGGGTAACCCTTGCAAGAAGGGCTGTGGATCCCAATGATATTAAGAAAGGACCCATTAATGCAATCGTGCCTGATCCGATAAAACTCCCGTCTCACCACGGGCCTGACGTAAAGAGTGTACTGCCTAACATCAGTATCACAACTGCAGCCATGAAAATTCCGACGACCCTCATGCACCTGCACACCGTAAATATGGAGGTCAACACTGACTGTACTGCTGAGGACGTCAAAAAGATTTTCGGTTCCCAGTCAAGAATCCGTTTCGTGGGACAGGGCATCGGTTCAACAGCCGAGATTATAGAATTTGCAAGGGATATGGGTCGCCCGAGAAACGACATGTGGGAAAACTGCATCTGGCCTGAGTCCATTACCGTGCACGAAAGAGAGTTTTATTTCTTCCAGGCAATCCACCAGGAATCCATCGTGGTTCCGGAAAATGTGGATGCTATCCGTGCAATGATGGAGCTTGAGAGCGACGGTGCAAAATCAATCCAGAAAACAAACAAAGCCCTCGGGTTCTGA
- a CDS encoding NAD(+)/NADH kinase: MAIKKIGLASRCDRPEVLEMVRNILSSFSSKVQIFVSTATAEVLGIEGTPVERMRDEGVELIISVGGDGTVLRNIAKMKDPLPVLGINMGTLGFLVDVEPEDAIETIEEVLYGFSYLERMRVDVFLNGEMIETATNEIAIMSAKPAKIIQFEVHVNDCLLDKMRADGVVFATPTGSTAYAMSAGGPIINPRVNAIVVVPVAPFKLSSRPWVIPSDSEITVKLSDIKKEAVVAIDGQKSYRIRPDDIVKLKKSKYPARFVRISDMCFYERVQRKLS, encoded by the coding sequence TTGGCTATAAAAAAGATAGGGCTTGCCTCACGCTGCGACAGGCCCGAAGTCCTTGAAATGGTAAGGAATATTCTTTCCAGCTTCAGCTCAAAGGTCCAGATTTTCGTCTCAACCGCCACAGCTGAAGTCCTGGGCATTGAGGGGACTCCGGTAGAAAGGATGAGAGACGAAGGAGTAGAGCTCATTATAAGTGTGGGAGGCGACGGGACAGTTCTGCGGAATATTGCCAAAATGAAAGACCCTCTCCCTGTACTGGGAATTAACATGGGTACTCTTGGGTTTCTTGTAGATGTGGAACCTGAAGATGCGATTGAGACTATAGAAGAAGTCCTCTATGGGTTCTCATATCTAGAAAGGATGCGTGTGGATGTCTTTCTTAATGGGGAAATGATTGAAACAGCCACCAATGAGATTGCTATAATGTCTGCAAAACCTGCGAAGATTATCCAGTTCGAGGTTCATGTCAACGACTGTCTTCTTGACAAAATGCGTGCAGACGGTGTGGTTTTTGCAACCCCTACAGGCTCTACTGCCTATGCGATGAGCGCAGGGGGTCCTATCATAAATCCAAGGGTAAATGCGATTGTTGTGGTTCCTGTTGCTCCTTTCAAACTCTCTTCAAGACCCTGGGTAATTCCTTCGGATAGCGAAATTACAGTAAAACTATCAGATATCAAAAAAGAAGCTGTAGTTGCAATTGACGGACAGAAGTCTTACAGGATCAGGCCTGATGATATTGTCAAACTAAAGAAATCAAAGTATCCTGCACGTTTTGTCCGGATTTCGGATATGTGCTTTTATGAGAGGGTTCAGCGGAAACTTTCCTGA
- a CDS encoding bifunctional fructose-bisphosphatase/inositol-phosphate phosphatase codes for MTSDSDFLKLCREAFKAADDATSELVGTDSSRSFVRMGADGTPTSSIDQAAEDAIVEVLKANGRPMRILSEELGELVIGNSPEFSVVLDPLDGTYNASAGIPFYSISIAFASHDLSDLRFGYVSNLALKEEYYAEAGKGAYLNGKRIKPSLNSDLKNLCVSVYGYRQNVERTRKIYSNVRRVRLFGSVALELCYVASGRLDAFVDVRKALRVTDVAAGQLILEEAGGRVTDGHGNILRLPDNVTARVEMVASNGQVHKKILNLLSGG; via the coding sequence ATGACTTCAGATTCAGATTTTTTGAAACTGTGTCGGGAAGCTTTTAAGGCTGCAGACGATGCGACCTCCGAGCTTGTTGGCACTGATTCATCAAGAAGCTTCGTACGCATGGGAGCTGACGGGACACCGACCAGCAGTATAGACCAGGCAGCAGAAGATGCCATAGTCGAGGTGCTTAAAGCCAATGGCAGGCCCATGAGGATACTCAGTGAGGAGCTTGGAGAACTCGTTATCGGAAATTCTCCTGAGTTTTCTGTTGTACTTGATCCGCTTGACGGGACATATAACGCCTCTGCAGGAATTCCTTTTTACAGCATTTCAATAGCGTTTGCTTCTCATGACCTCTCAGACCTGAGGTTCGGGTACGTAAGCAACCTTGCACTAAAAGAGGAATATTATGCAGAAGCCGGAAAGGGAGCATACCTTAATGGGAAAAGAATCAAACCCTCTCTGAATTCGGACCTGAAGAATCTCTGTGTCAGTGTGTACGGCTACAGGCAGAATGTTGAAAGGACTCGAAAAATTTACAGCAATGTCCGGCGCGTGAGGCTATTCGGGAGTGTGGCGCTTGAACTGTGTTATGTAGCTTCAGGCAGGCTTGATGCTTTTGTAGACGTCAGAAAAGCTCTGCGTGTAACCGATGTGGCAGCAGGTCAACTTATCCTTGAAGAAGCCGGAGGACGTGTTACGGATGGACATGGAAATATCCTGAGACTTCCTGATAATGTTACTGCCAGGGTGGAGATGGTCGCGTCCAATGGACAAGTACACAAAAAAATTTTAAATCTACTCTCAGGGGGATAA